The proteins below are encoded in one region of Pseudonocardia sp. DSM 110487:
- a CDS encoding response regulator transcription factor — MIRVVLADDQSVVRAGFRVILELAGDIEVVGECADGPTAVRLARRLAPDVVCMDVRMPGGDGLAATREITSGDTHAPAVLVVTTFDLDEYVFGALEAGASGFVLKDTEPDDLVDAVRRLARGQGLVDQAVTHRVIAEFARRRPVRPAADAAHQLTAREMDIVRLLAQGMSNAEIARELVIETSTVKSHLGRAMAKIGVRDRLQTVVWAYQNGMVPQRPA, encoded by the coding sequence GTGATCAGAGTTGTGCTCGCCGACGACCAGTCGGTGGTCCGGGCAGGTTTCCGGGTGATCCTGGAGCTCGCGGGTGACATCGAGGTCGTTGGTGAATGCGCCGACGGCCCGACGGCCGTGCGTCTCGCCCGCCGCCTCGCCCCCGACGTCGTCTGCATGGACGTGCGCATGCCCGGTGGCGACGGGCTTGCCGCCACCCGCGAGATCACCTCCGGTGACACGCACGCGCCCGCCGTGCTCGTCGTGACCACGTTCGACCTCGACGAGTACGTCTTCGGCGCCCTCGAAGCCGGGGCCAGCGGCTTCGTCCTGAAGGACACGGAGCCCGACGACCTCGTCGACGCGGTCAGGCGACTCGCGCGCGGGCAGGGTCTCGTCGACCAGGCCGTGACCCACCGCGTGATCGCCGAGTTCGCCCGGCGCCGTCCCGTGCGACCGGCCGCCGACGCGGCGCACCAACTCACGGCCCGCGAGATGGACATCGTGCGCCTGCTCGCCCAGGGCATGTCGAACGCCGAGATCGCGCGAGAACTCGTCATCGAGACGAGCACGGTGAAGTCCCACCTCGGCCGGGCGATGGCCAAGATCGGCGTCCGGGACCGCCTGCAGACCGTGGTGTGGGCCTACCAGAACGGGATGGTTCCGCAGCGCCCGGCATGA
- a CDS encoding TetR/AcrR family transcriptional regulator codes for MRNLVTSHDRGERILDAAADLVLRWGYKRVTIEEVAKHAGIGKGTVYLHFRSRIWLFVCVLMRESLDLVDELIAAIRREAAAVLIAEQVRLTYLEVQRRPLLRAMFARDSEVLGELAHDSDADPVHAWRAELAADVFRLLREHGLMRTDLDIAIQMYVVGAVQTGFYLQQPALGSPEETAAALHHTVHSAVEPLTAPDPDALAAVAPAVLARYEQFRTTLAAAITEKGPA; via the coding sequence ATGAGAAATCTGGTCACGAGTCACGACCGCGGCGAGCGGATCCTGGACGCCGCTGCCGACCTCGTGCTGCGGTGGGGCTACAAGCGGGTCACCATCGAGGAGGTCGCCAAGCACGCCGGTATCGGCAAGGGCACGGTGTACCTGCACTTCAGGTCACGCATCTGGCTGTTCGTGTGCGTGCTGATGCGCGAGTCCCTCGACCTCGTCGACGAGCTGATCGCCGCGATCCGCCGGGAAGCCGCGGCGGTACTGATCGCCGAGCAGGTGCGCCTGACCTATCTCGAGGTTCAGCGGCGCCCGCTGCTACGGGCGATGTTCGCCCGTGACAGCGAGGTACTGGGCGAGCTGGCGCACGACTCGGACGCCGACCCCGTGCACGCCTGGAGGGCCGAGCTCGCCGCCGACGTCTTCCGGCTGCTCCGCGAGCACGGGCTGATGCGCACCGACCTGGACATCGCCATCCAGATGTACGTCGTGGGCGCGGTGCAGACCGGCTTCTACCTCCAGCAGCCTGCCCTCGGCTCCCCCGAGGAGACCGCGGCCGCGCTGCACCACACCGTCCACTCCGCGGTGGAGCCGCTGACGGCACCCGATCCGGACGCCCTCGCGGCCGTCGCTCCCGCGGTGCTCGCGCGGTACGAGCAGTTCCGCACCACTCTCGCGGCCGCAATCACCGAGAAAGGACCTGCATGA
- a CDS encoding macrolide family glycosyltransferase, protein MSRIVMTGMPAAGHVNPSLPLVHELVRHGIQVVYYSTEQFRGAIERTGAQFKAYPPGTITAHDIAEATRSGSAVRVVVRGLASTEILLPFLQAELRADPPDAVAHDSNAIWGHMAAKSLGLPTISFMTTMLVGTDAFRSQTAREWLQFLKAAVRDMPAAVAARQRVVRRFGKNLFPPRPAFPTLGDVTLFPIPRWLQRPDSRIDERCHYIGATIDPETRESGLDAELAAHVDGPEPLVLVSLGTLHSGTDDFFRTCFAVLADLPARVLLAVGSHTDPARLGPAPANTLVRASVPQLEVLRRTAVFVTHGGMNSALEGLANGVPLVVVPQQFEQLLIGRSIAERGAGVVLRHNLSNRPVPPAELRAAVARTLTDPSRRAAAKALADTVGEGGGAPAGVRAIKELLVATG, encoded by the coding sequence ATGAGTCGCATCGTCATGACCGGAATGCCGGCGGCCGGTCACGTCAATCCCAGCCTGCCGCTCGTGCACGAACTCGTGCGCCATGGAATCCAGGTCGTCTACTACTCGACCGAGCAGTTCCGGGGCGCGATCGAACGCACCGGCGCCCAGTTCAAGGCATATCCGCCGGGGACGATCACGGCGCACGACATCGCCGAGGCCACGCGCTCCGGCAGTGCGGTGCGCGTAGTTGTCAGGGGCCTAGCCTCCACGGAAATCCTGCTGCCGTTCCTGCAGGCCGAGCTGCGCGCCGACCCTCCCGACGCGGTAGCCCACGACTCGAACGCGATCTGGGGCCACATGGCCGCGAAGAGCCTCGGCCTACCCACGATCTCGTTCATGACCACCATGCTGGTGGGCACCGACGCATTCCGCAGCCAGACCGCCCGGGAATGGCTGCAGTTCCTGAAGGCCGCGGTCCGGGACATGCCCGCGGCCGTCGCGGCCCGGCAGCGGGTCGTGCGCCGATTCGGAAAGAACCTCTTCCCACCGCGCCCCGCATTCCCGACGCTCGGCGACGTCACGCTCTTCCCGATCCCACGGTGGCTGCAGCGGCCCGATTCCCGGATCGACGAGAGGTGCCACTACATCGGGGCCACGATCGATCCGGAGACCCGCGAGAGCGGGCTCGACGCCGAGCTGGCCGCCCACGTGGACGGCCCCGAACCGCTCGTCCTGGTGTCGCTCGGCACCCTCCACTCGGGCACCGATGACTTCTTCCGCACGTGCTTCGCCGTGCTCGCCGACCTGCCAGCGCGGGTCCTGCTCGCGGTCGGCTCCCACACCGATCCTGCCCGGCTCGGGCCGGCGCCGGCGAACACGCTGGTCCGAGCGTCCGTCCCCCAGCTCGAGGTGCTCCGGCGCACGGCCGTGTTCGTCACCCACGGCGGCATGAACAGCGCCCTGGAGGGGCTGGCGAACGGGGTTCCGCTCGTCGTCGTGCCCCAGCAGTTCGAGCAGCTGCTCATCGGCCGGTCCATCGCCGAACGCGGCGCCGGCGTCGTGCTGCGCCACAACCTGTCGAATCGTCCCGTCCCGCCTGCCGAGCTGCGCGCCGCCGTCGCGCGGACCCTCACCGACCCGTCCCGACGCGCGGCCGCCAAAGCGCTCGCCGACACGGTCGGCGAGGGCGGCGGGGCCCCCGCGGGCGTCCGGGCGATCAAGGAGCTGTTGGTCGCAACCGGTTGA
- a CDS encoding LysR family transcriptional regulator: protein MALDAERVRVFVEVAHAGSIAAAAARMGFTPSALSQQLAKLEREVGVPLLERGRAGTRLTGPGQVLLEHGERVLGELRAAEEAVRAAAGAEPQRIAVGAFSTAARTLLPRALAALKEGRPGIRTSLVDIEPPEGYGLVAARELDLLVTHRYPGVSLPAVRGLRRGLLLRDPLRLVLPRGHRLATVPEIALADLGDEDWVSGAPGVPNRVCLESLGQLRVAYETRDYEVTLALVEAGLGVSLVPATMLAGRRAVVVRDLHGSAPVREVYAVHPPRPSAPVVDLLNRLRPTAP from the coding sequence ATGGCACTCGACGCCGAGCGGGTGCGCGTGTTCGTCGAGGTCGCCCATGCCGGCTCGATCGCGGCGGCGGCCGCGCGGATGGGGTTCACACCGTCGGCGCTCTCCCAGCAGCTCGCGAAGCTGGAGCGCGAGGTCGGCGTGCCGCTGCTCGAACGCGGGCGGGCCGGCACACGGCTCACCGGGCCGGGGCAGGTCCTGCTGGAGCACGGTGAGCGGGTTCTCGGCGAGCTCCGCGCCGCCGAGGAGGCCGTGCGCGCGGCCGCGGGTGCTGAGCCTCAGCGGATCGCGGTCGGCGCGTTCTCGACCGCGGCCAGGACGCTGTTGCCACGCGCGCTTGCGGCCCTGAAGGAGGGACGGCCAGGGATCCGCACCTCGCTGGTGGACATCGAACCGCCCGAGGGGTACGGCCTGGTCGCCGCACGCGAGCTGGACCTGCTCGTCACGCACCGCTATCCGGGAGTCTCGCTGCCCGCGGTCCGCGGCCTGCGCCGCGGGCTCCTCCTCAGGGACCCGCTGCGCCTGGTGCTCCCACGCGGCCATCGGCTGGCCACCGTCCCGGAGATCGCGCTCGCCGACCTGGGCGACGAGGACTGGGTCTCCGGTGCGCCCGGCGTCCCGAACCGGGTGTGCCTGGAGTCACTCGGCCAGCTGCGCGTGGCCTACGAGACGCGGGACTACGAGGTGACGCTCGCGCTCGTCGAGGCGGGCCTCGGAGTGTCCCTCGTGCCGGCGACCATGCTGGCCGGGCGCCGCGCGGTCGTCGTGCGGGATCTGCACGGAAGCGCTCCGGTGCGTGAGGTGTACGCCGTGCATCCGCCCAGGCCATCCGCGCCGGTCGTGGATCTCCTCAACCGGTTGCGACCAACAGCTCCTTGA
- a CDS encoding serine/threonine dehydratase — translation MALLPTAADVAAAAARVAPHVRRTPTLRAEIDGRPVVLKLEHLQRSGSFKLRGALNALLSGEPPERVVTASGGNHGLGVATAAGILGVPAVVYVPRTVPESKAGRIEATGAKLIRHGDAYADAAAAARAEPGRYVHAYDDPAVVAGQGTVTAEVVEESPDVDAVVVAAGGGGLAAGAALAAGGRAVVTVEPSGCRAVHAALQAGSPVDVEIDSVASSALGATRIGDVPFAVLRAADVVPLLVSDAEILSAQERLWVEFRLRVEPAAAAPFAAWLAGRVPGELPCLVLCGANS, via the coding sequence ATGGCACTCCTTCCGACGGCCGCCGACGTGGCCGCGGCCGCGGCCCGCGTGGCCCCGCACGTCCGACGCACACCGACCCTGCGCGCCGAGATCGACGGCCGCCCCGTCGTGCTGAAGCTCGAGCACCTGCAGCGCAGCGGCTCGTTCAAGCTCCGCGGCGCCCTGAACGCGCTGCTCTCCGGGGAACCACCGGAGCGCGTCGTCACCGCGTCCGGGGGCAACCACGGGCTCGGCGTCGCCACCGCGGCCGGCATCCTCGGCGTCCCGGCCGTCGTCTACGTGCCACGCACGGTCCCCGAGAGCAAGGCCGGCCGGATCGAGGCGACCGGCGCCAAGCTGATCCGCCACGGGGACGCCTACGCCGACGCGGCGGCGGCCGCACGCGCCGAGCCCGGCCGGTACGTGCACGCCTACGACGACCCGGCGGTCGTGGCCGGCCAGGGAACGGTGACGGCCGAGGTCGTGGAGGAGTCGCCGGACGTCGATGCCGTGGTGGTCGCGGCGGGCGGCGGAGGGCTGGCCGCGGGCGCCGCCCTCGCCGCAGGGGGCCGAGCGGTCGTCACCGTCGAGCCGAGCGGCTGCCGCGCGGTGCACGCCGCGCTCCAGGCCGGCTCGCCGGTCGACGTCGAGATCGACTCGGTGGCCTCGTCGGCCCTCGGCGCCACCCGTATCGGCGACGTGCCCTTCGCGGTGCTGCGGGCCGCCGACGTGGTGCCACTGCTCGTGAGTGACGCCGAGATCCTCTCGGCACAGGAGCGGCTGTGGGTGGAGTTCCGGCTGCGGGTCGAGCCGGCCGCGGCGGCCCCCTTCGCGGCATGGCTGGCCGGGCGGGTCCCCGGCGAGCTCCCCTGCCTCGTGCTGTGCGGTGCGAACTCGTGA
- a CDS encoding aminoglycoside 3'-phosphotransferase: MSRPALAGSPTAPVAVPAVIAELAGDDIVVPVWQNVLGGLTFRLDGGDGRVRYAKWVAAGTPEIDLAGEAERLMWAQGRVPVPHVLDQGGDSDGTWLVTEGVAGRSAVDPRWIAEPAVAAAAIGRGLRLLHDALPVDECPFDWSVERRLARAEHRRVDLAEPPPIDRLVVCHGDACAPNTLLHDNGTFAAHVDMGSLGVADRWADLAVAAWSTEWNYGPGYEGHVYKGYGIAPDPRRIDYYRLLWDMS, translated from the coding sequence GTGAGCCGACCCGCCCTCGCCGGTAGCCCCACCGCACCGGTTGCCGTCCCCGCCGTCATCGCGGAGCTCGCCGGTGACGACATCGTCGTCCCGGTGTGGCAGAACGTGCTGGGCGGGCTCACGTTCCGCCTCGACGGCGGGGACGGCCGTGTCCGGTACGCGAAGTGGGTCGCCGCCGGCACGCCGGAGATCGACCTCGCAGGCGAGGCGGAGCGGCTGATGTGGGCGCAGGGCCGAGTGCCGGTCCCGCACGTGCTCGACCAGGGCGGCGACTCGGACGGGACATGGCTGGTCACGGAGGGAGTGGCGGGCCGCTCTGCGGTGGATCCCCGGTGGATCGCCGAACCGGCGGTTGCCGCAGCCGCGATCGGGCGTGGCCTGCGCCTGCTCCACGACGCGCTGCCCGTCGACGAGTGCCCGTTCGACTGGAGCGTCGAGCGCAGGCTCGCCCGCGCGGAGCACCGGCGCGTGGACCTCGCCGAGCCGCCCCCGATCGACCGCCTCGTGGTCTGCCACGGCGACGCCTGTGCCCCGAACACGCTCCTGCACGACAACGGCACGTTCGCCGCCCACGTCGACATGGGTTCGCTCGGAGTGGCCGACCGGTGGGCGGACCTCGCCGTCGCGGCGTGGAGCACGGAATGGAACTACGGGCCCGGCTACGAAGGCCATGTCTACAAGGGGTACGGGATCGCGCCTGACCCGCGGCGGATCGACTACTACCGGCTGCTCTGGGACATGTCGTGA
- a CDS encoding TIGR03620 family F420-dependent LLM class oxidoreductase, with protein MTKLGPLGGAYSDLNTADAATAAAAAIELEELGFSTLWMAGGPGNNLTQIANVVRGTARVSVASGILSVDQVPAAEVTAVYSDLEKTHPGRFTVGLGGAHGAKPLGTLNAYLDEVEQVVPRSRLVLSALGPRMLELARDRADGAYPYLVTTDYVASARKILGDERQLAVLLDVIPESDPARARDIAREGGMRFLATLPGYAANLRRMGFGDDDIAELSDRLVDGVTIWGDLDAIVRRIGEYHAAGADQVVVQLGRLSREWWARIAEAVR; from the coding sequence ATGACGAAGCTCGGGCCGCTCGGCGGCGCCTACTCCGACCTCAACACCGCCGACGCGGCCACCGCGGCGGCCGCCGCCATCGAGCTCGAGGAGCTCGGGTTCTCGACGCTCTGGATGGCGGGCGGCCCGGGCAACAACCTCACCCAGATCGCCAACGTCGTCCGCGGGACGGCGCGGGTCTCGGTGGCGAGCGGCATCCTCTCGGTCGACCAGGTACCGGCCGCCGAGGTGACCGCGGTCTACTCGGACCTGGAGAAGACCCATCCCGGCCGGTTCACGGTCGGCCTCGGCGGCGCGCACGGGGCGAAGCCGCTCGGCACCCTCAACGCCTATCTCGACGAGGTGGAGCAGGTGGTGCCCCGGTCCCGGCTCGTCCTCTCGGCGCTCGGCCCGCGGATGCTCGAGCTCGCCCGCGACCGCGCCGACGGCGCGTACCCGTACCTCGTCACGACCGACTACGTCGCCTCGGCCCGGAAGATCCTCGGCGACGAGCGGCAGCTCGCCGTGCTGCTGGACGTGATCCCCGAGTCCGATCCGGCGCGCGCCCGGGATATCGCGCGGGAGGGCGGAATGCGGTTCCTCGCCACCCTCCCCGGCTACGCGGCCAACCTCCGCCGCATGGGCTTCGGCGACGACGACATCGCCGAGCTGTCGGACCGGCTGGTCGACGGCGTGACCATCTGGGGAGACCTCGACGCGATCGTCCGGCGCATCGGCGAGTACCACGCGGCCGGCGCGGACCAGGTCGTGGTGCAGCTGGGCCGCCTGTCGCGCGAATGGTGGGCCCGCATCGCCGAAGCGGTGCGCTGA
- a CDS encoding helix-turn-helix domain-containing protein: protein MVVTQQTCSIARSLEVLGERWTFLILREALSGTTRFADFRAALGVAPDVLSDRLATLVAGGVLEKRPYREPGARARDSYHLTPAGRELQIVLGALQQWGDEHRPYEPGPTVARRSADGRRLRVAFVDDEGAEVPLEEVRFRRTSTYPS from the coding sequence GTGGTTGTGACGCAACAGACGTGCTCGATCGCGCGCTCACTCGAGGTGCTCGGAGAGCGCTGGACGTTCCTGATCCTGCGCGAGGCACTGTCGGGCACCACCCGGTTCGCTGACTTCCGCGCTGCGCTCGGCGTGGCCCCCGACGTCCTCTCCGATCGCCTCGCCACGCTCGTGGCCGGTGGCGTGCTCGAGAAGCGGCCCTACCGCGAGCCCGGCGCGCGGGCGCGCGACAGCTACCACCTCACACCGGCGGGCCGCGAGCTGCAGATCGTGCTGGGGGCGTTGCAGCAGTGGGGCGACGAGCACCGCCCGTACGAGCCGGGTCCGACGGTCGCCCGCCGCTCGGCGGACGGCCGTCGCCTACGCGTGGCATTCGTGGACGACGAGGGCGCCGAGGTCCCGCTGGAGGAGGTGCGCTTCCGCCGGACGTCCACGTACCCGAGCTGA
- a CDS encoding SDR family oxidoreductase, with amino-acid sequence MEIRNSVALVTGANRGLGRHLAAGLLERGAQKVYAAARNPDAVDLPGATPLRLDITDPDSVSAAAAAAGDVTVLVNNAGSLTGAALLDGDLADIRLEMETHYFGTLAVARAFAPLIAANGGGAVLNVLSVLSWYHPTASGAYNAAKAAELALTNSLRLELAPRGITTTALHVGYMDTDMIAHLDVPKSDPAAIAALALDGVRDGELEVVADDISRTVRGALSAELPVLYPELTPAGSAR; translated from the coding sequence ATGGAGATCCGGAACTCGGTAGCGCTGGTGACGGGGGCGAACCGCGGCCTGGGCCGGCACCTCGCGGCAGGCCTGCTGGAACGCGGGGCGCAGAAGGTGTACGCCGCGGCGCGCAACCCGGACGCGGTGGACCTGCCCGGCGCCACCCCGCTGCGGCTGGACATCACCGATCCGGACTCGGTGTCCGCGGCGGCGGCAGCGGCGGGCGACGTGACCGTGCTGGTCAACAACGCCGGGTCGCTCACGGGCGCAGCCCTGCTCGACGGCGACCTCGCCGACATCCGGCTGGAGATGGAGACCCACTACTTCGGCACGCTCGCCGTCGCCAGGGCGTTCGCCCCGCTCATCGCGGCGAACGGCGGCGGCGCGGTGCTCAACGTGCTGTCCGTGCTGTCCTGGTACCACCCCACCGCGTCGGGCGCGTACAACGCCGCCAAGGCGGCCGAGCTGGCGCTGACCAACTCGCTGCGCCTCGAGCTCGCGCCGCGCGGCATCACCACCACGGCGCTGCACGTCGGCTACATGGACACCGACATGATCGCCCACCTCGACGTGCCCAAGAGCGACCCGGCTGCGATCGCCGCGCTCGCCCTCGACGGCGTCCGGGACGGCGAGCTGGAGGTCGTCGCGGACGACATCAGCCGCACGGTCCGCGGCGCGCTGTCCGCCGAGCTGCCGGTGCTCTACCCCGAGCTCACGCCAGCTGGAAGTGCCAGATGA
- a CDS encoding class I SAM-dependent methyltransferase, whose amino-acid sequence MIYEHPLAYLLGLEGVALLRGFIGEHDRDFVEARIAEVRELLADESLADAAVTVERVGTVDGYRVWSATYDDGRNTAFDFDEPVVEEIVDALAAGVAVDAACGTGRFSALLAARGHRVIGVDSSPDMLDRARTNVPSGDFRSGDLGALPVADASADLVTCGLALAHVPDLRPPFAEFARVLRPGGHLVISDMHPERIMRGAIPTLRDADGRPGRLPGHRHLVGDYLRAALGVGLELRRCEEPVMAPAPAAPRATELGPWEVWPWSLAAVVPEAARAADAGIPVEIIWHFQLA is encoded by the coding sequence GTGATCTACGAGCACCCGCTGGCCTACCTGCTCGGGCTCGAAGGGGTCGCCCTACTGCGGGGGTTCATCGGCGAGCACGACCGGGACTTCGTGGAGGCCCGGATCGCGGAGGTCCGCGAGTTGCTCGCCGACGAGTCGCTGGCCGACGCGGCCGTGACCGTCGAGCGGGTGGGCACCGTCGACGGCTACCGGGTCTGGTCGGCCACCTACGACGACGGCCGCAACACCGCCTTCGACTTCGACGAACCGGTCGTCGAGGAGATCGTGGACGCGCTTGCGGCGGGCGTCGCGGTGGACGCGGCCTGCGGCACCGGCCGGTTCTCCGCGCTGCTCGCCGCACGTGGGCATCGGGTCATCGGTGTGGACAGCTCGCCGGACATGCTCGACCGCGCCCGCACCAACGTCCCCAGCGGCGATTTCCGGTCAGGGGACCTCGGTGCGCTGCCGGTCGCCGACGCGTCCGCCGACCTCGTGACCTGCGGGCTCGCGCTGGCCCACGTCCCGGACCTCCGCCCCCCGTTCGCAGAGTTCGCGCGCGTGCTGCGCCCCGGCGGACACCTGGTGATCTCCGACATGCACCCGGAGCGCATCATGCGCGGTGCCATCCCCACCCTGCGCGACGCCGACGGCCGCCCCGGCCGGCTTCCTGGCCACCGCCACCTCGTGGGCGACTACCTCCGCGCCGCGCTCGGGGTGGGCCTGGAGCTGCGGCGTTGCGAGGAACCGGTCATGGCGCCCGCTCCCGCCGCTCCCCGTGCGACGGAGCTGGGGCCGTGGGAGGTATGGCCGTGGTCGCTGGCCGCGGTGGTGCCGGAGGCCGCTCGCGCGGCCGATGCCGGCATCCCCGTCGAGATCATCTGGCACTTCCAGCTGGCGTGA
- a CDS encoding MFS transporter, protein MTLLLIKSTWFSATAVVPQVRAEWGLSAEAVAWLTIAVQWGFVTGALLSAAFTVADAIAPTRLIFLSSLGAAGANLLLLATESLGLGITARFATGFFIAGVYPPALKLISTWYRQGRGTAIGVLVGAFTVSAGVPHLVNGLGGLDWRTVIVTTSVVTVAGGVLTLVAVVEGPFPFPAAAFDPRQVRAVLRDRGTRLAMIGYLCHMWELYAMWAWFLVFFTAAMHRRGLDDPVMAAYVTFAVFVAGGLANWTCGALGDRIGRERTAIAMLAVSGTCAATVGLLLDGPLWLLVAVGLVWGYSVVGDSTQFSTLVTELADQSYVGTALTVQMALGYLLTGATIWLVPAIEQAAGWYWAFALLAVGPLAGIVAMLRLLRSRWPQPDIRGYRPEP, encoded by the coding sequence GTGACGCTGCTGCTGATCAAGTCGACCTGGTTCTCGGCCACCGCGGTGGTCCCGCAGGTGCGCGCCGAGTGGGGGCTCTCGGCGGAGGCCGTCGCGTGGCTGACGATCGCGGTGCAGTGGGGTTTCGTCACCGGCGCGTTGCTCTCCGCGGCGTTCACCGTGGCCGACGCGATCGCGCCCACCCGGCTGATCTTCCTGTCCTCGCTCGGCGCGGCCGGGGCCAACCTGCTCCTCCTCGCCACGGAGAGCCTCGGCCTCGGCATCACGGCGCGGTTCGCCACCGGGTTCTTCATCGCGGGCGTCTACCCGCCCGCGCTCAAGCTGATCTCCACGTGGTACCGGCAGGGCCGGGGCACGGCCATCGGTGTGCTGGTGGGTGCGTTCACCGTCAGCGCCGGGGTGCCGCACCTGGTCAACGGCCTCGGCGGGCTGGACTGGCGGACCGTCATCGTGACCACCTCGGTCGTCACCGTCGCCGGCGGCGTGCTCACCCTCGTGGCCGTGGTGGAAGGGCCGTTCCCGTTCCCGGCAGCGGCCTTCGACCCGCGGCAGGTCCGGGCAGTGCTGCGCGACCGCGGCACCCGCCTCGCAATGATCGGCTACCTGTGCCACATGTGGGAGCTGTACGCCATGTGGGCCTGGTTCCTCGTCTTCTTCACGGCCGCGATGCACCGGCGCGGGCTGGACGACCCGGTCATGGCCGCATACGTCACGTTCGCGGTGTTCGTGGCGGGCGGGCTCGCCAACTGGACCTGCGGTGCGCTGGGCGACCGGATCGGCAGGGAGCGCACCGCGATCGCGATGCTGGCCGTGTCGGGCACGTGCGCGGCGACGGTCGGCCTGCTGCTCGACGGCCCGCTGTGGCTGCTGGTCGCCGTCGGGCTGGTGTGGGGTTACAGCGTGGTCGGTGACTCCACGCAGTTCTCCACGCTCGTCACGGAACTGGCCGACCAGAGCTACGTCGGCACCGCGCTGACCGTGCAGATGGCGCTCGGGTACCTGCTGACCGGTGCGACCATCTGGCTCGTTCCCGCCATCGAGCAGGCGGCCGGTTGGTATTGGGCGTTCGCTCTGCTGGCCGTGGGCCCGCTCGCCGGGATCGTCGCGATGCTGCGGCTGCTGAGAAGTCGATGGCCGCAACCCGACATCCGTGGCTACCGTCCCGAGCCGTGA
- a CDS encoding CGNR zinc finger domain-containing protein translates to MEASGYRIDGAGTAVDLVNAVTTGSGVSDTGLAGLLGTHRYLVPELSAADAGRLRAWAHRLRPAFGGTEVIALLNGLLAEVSLRPHISDHGLGPHLHYGEPGADLVDRVRANTAFGLALAVCEHGAERLGRCRAVGCDRVYADVQRGPRRRYCSRACQNRSSVAAFRARRVS, encoded by the coding sequence ATGGAGGCCAGCGGATACCGGATCGACGGCGCGGGCACCGCGGTGGACCTCGTCAACGCGGTCACCACCGGTTCCGGGGTATCGGACACAGGGCTCGCCGGGCTGCTCGGCACGCATCGCTACCTGGTGCCCGAGCTGTCCGCGGCAGACGCCGGCCGGCTGCGGGCCTGGGCACATCGGCTACGCCCCGCGTTCGGCGGCACCGAGGTGATCGCGCTGCTCAACGGGCTGCTGGCGGAGGTGTCGCTGCGGCCGCACATCTCCGACCACGGGCTGGGCCCGCACCTGCACTACGGCGAGCCGGGCGCCGATCTCGTCGACCGGGTGCGGGCCAACACGGCGTTCGGACTGGCGCTGGCCGTCTGCGAGCACGGTGCCGAGCGGCTCGGGCGCTGCCGGGCCGTGGGGTGCGACCGGGTGTACGCCGACGTCCAGCGCGGCCCCCGGCGCCGCTACTGCTCGCGGGCCTGCCAGAACCGCAGCTCGGTTGCGGCCTTCCGGGCCCGCCGCGTCTCATGA